One stretch of Micromonospora cremea DNA includes these proteins:
- a CDS encoding GAF and ANTAR domain-containing protein → MTRPPLDPTDAFAELGRIKLDENSLDDVLQRVAELAKRALPIPVEVSVTLVRGGTGHTAAFTDELARDLDERQYAHGRGPCLEAAASGNVLSVPDLTADDRWPDWAQRGRQAGVGSSVSIGLPIQEAVVGALNVYAHMPHAFDDDSVSILKTFGAYAAVALANAQLYDSTATLARQMQEAMTSRAVIEQAKGIIMAERRCSPAEAFTILSKVSQDSNRKVREVAQALVDRAARTSGV, encoded by the coding sequence ATGACGCGGCCGCCCCTGGACCCCACCGACGCCTTCGCCGAACTCGGCCGCATCAAACTCGACGAGAACAGTCTGGACGATGTCCTGCAGCGCGTCGCCGAGCTCGCCAAACGCGCCCTGCCGATCCCGGTGGAGGTGTCGGTCACGCTGGTGCGCGGCGGGACCGGGCATACGGCCGCGTTCACCGACGAACTGGCCCGCGACCTCGACGAGCGGCAGTACGCGCACGGCCGCGGCCCGTGCCTGGAGGCGGCCGCCAGCGGTAACGTCCTGTCCGTCCCGGACCTGACCGCGGACGACCGCTGGCCGGACTGGGCCCAACGTGGCCGCCAGGCCGGAGTGGGTAGTTCGGTGTCGATCGGTCTGCCGATCCAGGAGGCGGTCGTCGGAGCACTCAACGTCTACGCGCACATGCCGCACGCCTTCGACGACGACTCGGTGTCGATCCTCAAGACGTTCGGCGCGTACGCCGCGGTCGCCCTGGCCAACGCCCAGCTCTACGACAGCACCGCCACTCTCGCCCGGCAGATGCAGGAGGCGATGACGAGCCGAGCGGTCATCGAGCAGGCCAAGGGCATCATCATGGCCGAGCGACGCTGCAGTCCGGCGGAGGCGTTCACGATCCTGTCCAAGGTGTCGCAGGACTCGAACCGTAAGGTCCGCGAGGTGGCCCAGGCCCTGGTCGACCGGGCGGCCCGGACGTCCGGCGTCTGA
- a CDS encoding inositol monophosphatase family protein, translating to MDNADDLRLAFDTSDLAADLALAHFESGVSATLKADGTPVTEADRAVERLFRETLSAARPEDALLGEELGRLGESDRVWIIDPVDGTSFFSRRDPNWRVHIALEVAGITELAVVTAPALRRCWWATRGGGSFESSWPREEAESKRLEVSTTSLVADARIDALDDASTARLPPGVARSPASPLPLVELVRGEIDAFLVERYHIWDHAPWILLVEEAGGRFTDRTGGHAGDQGGGLYSNANLHGQLLTALQYPARP from the coding sequence GTGGACAACGCTGATGACCTGCGACTCGCGTTCGACACATCGGATCTGGCGGCGGACCTCGCGCTCGCTCACTTCGAGTCTGGCGTTTCGGCAACGCTGAAGGCCGACGGCACACCAGTCACGGAAGCCGACCGGGCAGTCGAGCGACTGTTTCGCGAGACGTTGTCCGCGGCGCGGCCGGAAGATGCGCTCCTCGGCGAGGAACTTGGTCGACTCGGTGAGTCCGATCGGGTCTGGATCATCGACCCGGTCGACGGCACGTCGTTCTTCAGTCGGCGTGACCCGAACTGGCGAGTTCACATCGCGCTGGAGGTTGCCGGGATCACTGAGCTCGCGGTCGTCACCGCTCCTGCGCTGCGACGCTGCTGGTGGGCGACCCGAGGCGGCGGTTCCTTCGAGTCGTCCTGGCCACGCGAGGAGGCCGAGTCGAAGCGCCTGGAAGTCAGCACCACTTCGCTGGTGGCTGATGCGCGGATCGATGCTCTGGACGACGCGTCCACAGCCCGACTCCCACCGGGCGTGGCCCGCTCACCGGCAAGCCCCCTCCCGCTCGTCGAGCTCGTTCGTGGCGAGATCGACGCCTTCCTGGTCGAGCGATACCACATCTGGGATCACGCGCCATGGATTCTGCTCGTCGAGGAGGCGGGCGGGCGTTTCACCGATCGGACCGGCGGACATGCGGGCGATCAAGGCGGTGGCCTGTACTCCAACGCCAACCTGCACGGTCAGTTGCTCACCGCGCTTCAATACCCGGCGCGCCCCTGA
- the bla gene encoding class A beta-lactamase → MTSAQPAITRRALLGAAVVVPLAGCTERDNPPAASSSASASVSPSSAPISPATASPNDHHDHLASLERKFDARLGVYALATGTGATIAHRADERFPFCSTFKGLAAAAVLHRHPLSDLSSVVRYTRDDLMESSVITRQHVARGMTLRQLSDAAVRYSDGTAGNLLLRDLGGPRELTAYVRGLGDTVTRMDRIEPAVASAIPGDPRDTTSPRALSTNYQHIVLGEALPPDKRAFLRDLLERNATSVGAQRIRAGVPRGWTVADKTGTGGYGTVNDIGVVWPPAAAPLVIGIMSSKAEKDTEHDQALIAEAAAYVVATLT, encoded by the coding sequence ATGACGTCAGCGCAGCCGGCCATCACTCGACGCGCTCTGCTGGGGGCGGCGGTCGTTGTGCCATTGGCCGGTTGCACGGAGCGCGACAACCCGCCGGCCGCCTCTTCCTCCGCCTCCGCCTCTGTCTCGCCTTCCTCCGCGCCGATCTCTCCCGCGACGGCCTCGCCCAACGACCATCACGATCACCTGGCCTCGTTGGAACGAAAGTTCGACGCGCGCCTCGGCGTGTACGCACTGGCCACCGGCACCGGGGCCACGATCGCCCATCGGGCGGACGAACGGTTCCCGTTCTGCTCGACGTTCAAAGGGCTCGCTGCGGCAGCGGTGCTGCATCGTCATCCGCTGTCAGATCTGAGCAGCGTCGTCCGGTACACCAGGGACGATCTCATGGAGAGCTCCGTCATCACCCGGCAGCATGTGGCCAGGGGGATGACGCTCCGTCAACTGAGTGACGCCGCAGTCCGCTACAGCGATGGCACGGCCGGCAATCTCCTGCTGCGTGACCTGGGCGGGCCGAGAGAGCTGACGGCGTACGTCCGTGGCCTCGGCGACACGGTCACCCGGATGGATCGGATCGAGCCGGCGGTCGCCAGTGCCATCCCGGGGGACCCGCGGGACACGACCAGCCCGCGAGCGTTGAGCACCAACTACCAGCACATCGTGCTGGGGGAGGCCCTGCCACCTGACAAGCGGGCCTTTCTTCGTGACCTGCTGGAGCGCAACGCCACCAGCGTCGGTGCGCAACGGATCCGGGCCGGTGTGCCGCGGGGCTGGACCGTGGCTGACAAGACCGGGACCGGCGGCTACGGCACCGTGAACGACATAGGTGTCGTATGGCCCCCGGCAGCCGCGCCACTGGTCATCGGAATCATGTCGAGCAAGGCCGAGAAGGATACGGAGCATGATCAGGCGCTCATCGCTGAGGCCGCCGCGTATGTGGTTGCCACGCTGACCTGA
- a CDS encoding ANTAR domain-containing protein, which produces MTQPTVDPADALAELGRIRLDETSLDEMLRRIAELANRSVPGTRDVSVTLVRGRANWTAAFTGDVACQLDEWQYEQHRGPCLDASASGDSISVPEMAAEQRWPEWAARARAVGVESSLSIGLPIQGSVVGTLNVHGAAANAFDPAAIAIAERFAAYAAVALANAHLYDSAATLAEQMREAMRGRAVIEQAKGIIIGERRCSPEEAFALLSKISQDTNRKVRDVAKALVNQAVRRTRA; this is translated from the coding sequence ATGACACAGCCGACCGTGGATCCCGCCGACGCCCTGGCCGAGCTGGGCCGGATCAGGCTCGACGAGACCAGCCTCGATGAGATGCTGCGCCGGATCGCCGAGCTGGCCAACCGAAGCGTTCCCGGGACCAGGGACGTCTCTGTCACTCTGGTCCGGGGCCGGGCCAACTGGACCGCCGCGTTCACCGGTGACGTGGCCTGTCAACTGGACGAGTGGCAGTACGAGCAGCACCGGGGGCCGTGCCTGGATGCCTCCGCCAGCGGGGACAGCATCTCGGTGCCGGAGATGGCCGCTGAGCAGCGGTGGCCGGAATGGGCGGCCAGGGCTCGTGCCGTCGGGGTCGAAAGTTCGCTGTCGATCGGGCTACCGATCCAGGGGTCGGTGGTGGGTACGCTCAACGTCCACGGCGCCGCGGCGAACGCCTTCGATCCGGCGGCCATCGCCATCGCCGAGCGCTTCGCCGCGTACGCGGCGGTGGCGCTGGCCAACGCGCACCTGTACGACAGCGCCGCCACGCTGGCCGAGCAGATGCGGGAGGCGATGCGGGGCCGGGCGGTGATCGAGCAGGCCAAGGGAATCATCATCGGGGAGCGACGCTGCTCGCCGGAGGAGGCGTTCGCGCTGCTGTCGAAGATCTCTCAGGACACCAACCGCAAGGTTCGTGATGTCGCTAAGGCCCTCGTCAACCAGGCAGTTCGGAGAACTCGGGCGTGA
- a CDS encoding STAS domain-containing protein, giving the protein MSTLEHSTRRQIPPAEPIMTLSLDTVGPATVITVSGEVDMSNAHLITDLTEHAIGRLPARLVLDLSSVTFFSAHGISALLRTQNTAAHAQVQLILRDAAPCVITILAATGTLTNLCPGRGHRPGAQTARPVAQVPRVSALPGV; this is encoded by the coding sequence ATGTCGACCCTTGAGCACTCCACCCGGCGTCAGATCCCGCCCGCCGAACCGATCATGACGCTGTCCCTGGACACCGTTGGGCCCGCGACCGTGATCACCGTCAGCGGTGAGGTCGACATGAGCAACGCGCATCTCATCACCGATCTGACTGAACACGCGATTGGTCGGCTGCCCGCACGACTCGTGCTCGACCTCTCCAGCGTGACCTTCTTCAGCGCCCATGGCATCAGCGCCCTGCTGCGCACGCAGAACACCGCGGCCCACGCCCAGGTGCAGCTGATCCTGCGCGACGCCGCCCCCTGTGTCATCACGATCCTGGCGGCGACCGGCACCCTGACGAATCTCTGTCCGGGCCGCGGCCACCGCCCTGGCGCCCAGACAGCGCGGCCCGTCGCCCAGGTTCCCCGGGTGTCCGCGCTGCCCGGTGTTTGA
- a CDS encoding GAF and ANTAR domain-containing protein: MSSPQPDPELREALLVLAGLPDDSPALPGQLSTIVRLSAEVVDPVDFASITVFAVEGHRTHASSNEVAEAVDLAQYAEDAGPCLLALHSGETVGVPDIGGVVVWPGFRDVAWRYGVRASLSVPLFAGSGVLVAALNLYARDAAGMRLLIQRVQSCYLAGPTQVLPRMDAGSEQFLAGLADALLSRDLVQRALGLLMDRDNIALGSAYRRLVEATEAGAPVTGTANAILRQYAS, translated from the coding sequence TTGTCCTCGCCCCAGCCGGACCCCGAGCTGAGGGAGGCACTGCTCGTCCTCGCCGGGCTGCCCGACGACTCTCCGGCACTGCCGGGGCAGCTGAGCACGATCGTCCGGCTGAGCGCGGAGGTGGTGGATCCGGTCGACTTCGCCTCGATCACCGTGTTCGCCGTGGAGGGCCACCGCACCCACGCGTCCAGCAATGAGGTGGCCGAGGCCGTCGACTTGGCCCAGTACGCGGAGGACGCCGGCCCCTGCCTGCTGGCGCTGCATTCCGGCGAGACGGTCGGCGTACCCGACATTGGCGGCGTGGTGGTCTGGCCCGGCTTTCGGGACGTGGCCTGGCGGTACGGGGTCCGGGCCTCGCTGTCCGTTCCGCTCTTCGCCGGCAGCGGCGTCCTGGTGGCCGCGCTGAACCTCTACGCCCGGGACGCCGCCGGCATGCGGCTGCTGATCCAGCGGGTCCAGTCCTGCTATCTCGCCGGACCGACCCAGGTGCTGCCGCGGATGGACGCCGGCAGCGAGCAGTTTCTCGCGGGGCTCGCGGACGCGCTGCTCAGCCGTGATCTCGTGCAACGGGCGCTCGGCTTGCTGATGGACCGGGACAACATCGCTCTCGGGTCGGCCTACCGGCGGCTGGTCGAGGCGACCGAAGCCGGCGCGCCGGTGACCGGCACGGCGAACGCCATCCTGCGCCAGTACGCGAGCTGA
- a CDS encoding nucleoside hydrolase has translation MDNRHLVLVDTDIGNDIDDAVCLAYLLAQPRCDLLGITTVTAEPEQRAALASVLCQVAGRHVPIYPGAAAPLASAPVQGAPPQAAALARWDHDSSFPAGEAVEFLRRTIHAHPGQVTLLAIGPLTNVALLFAVDPQIPSLLRSLVMMGGAFAAGSGPEWNIHCDPHAAARVYAAAVPVHRSIGLDVTNQVRMKADEFLQRCDAPLLRPVADMAASWFADRPEVTFHDPLAAATLFDSSLCSFAPGEVAVRCEGGPAAGTTTWRPADDVESGAEAGYGARSGRLPASHEVALDVREQAFLDHYFAVVEAFPSTGVPE, from the coding sequence ATGGATAACCGCCATCTGGTCCTAGTGGACACCGACATCGGCAATGACATCGACGACGCGGTGTGCCTCGCCTATCTGCTGGCGCAGCCGCGCTGCGATCTGCTCGGCATCACGACGGTCACCGCCGAGCCGGAGCAGCGGGCCGCCCTCGCCAGCGTGCTCTGCCAGGTGGCGGGCCGCCACGTGCCGATCTACCCCGGGGCGGCGGCACCGTTGGCCAGCGCACCGGTCCAGGGCGCACCGCCGCAGGCCGCCGCGCTCGCACGATGGGATCACGACAGTTCGTTCCCCGCTGGCGAGGCGGTGGAGTTCCTGCGGCGGACCATCCACGCGCACCCGGGTCAGGTGACGCTGCTGGCGATCGGCCCGCTGACGAACGTCGCGCTGCTGTTCGCCGTCGACCCGCAGATTCCCTCGTTGCTGCGGTCGCTGGTCATGATGGGCGGGGCGTTCGCCGCCGGGTCCGGCCCGGAGTGGAACATCCACTGTGATCCGCATGCGGCGGCCCGCGTCTACGCCGCGGCGGTACCGGTCCACCGCTCGATCGGGCTCGACGTCACGAACCAGGTCCGAATGAAGGCCGACGAGTTTCTCCAGCGGTGCGACGCCCCGCTGCTGCGCCCGGTGGCCGACATGGCCGCGTCCTGGTTCGCCGACCGGCCGGAGGTCACGTTTCACGACCCGCTGGCGGCGGCGACGCTCTTCGATTCTTCGCTCTGCTCCTTCGCCCCCGGCGAGGTGGCCGTCAGGTGCGAGGGCGGGCCGGCGGCGGGCACCACGACCTGGCGGCCCGCCGACGACGTCGAGTCTGGTGCGGAGGCAGGCTACGGCGCCCGGTCGGGCCGCCTTCCGGCGTCGCACGAGGTCGCGCTCGACGTGCGGGAGCAGGCCTTCCTCGACCACTACTTCGCGGTCGTGGAGGCATTCCCGTCCACCGGCGTACCTGAGTGA
- a CDS encoding four-helix bundle copper-binding protein, with translation MTITMSMLETYPKSINLDRAKLAATIDALNECAQACTACADACLSEDSVAELTKCVRTDLDCADICTTTSRVLSRHTGYDANISRTLLEACATVCRSCGDECARHAQMHEHCRICADVCRACEQACRDLLATIS, from the coding sequence ATGACGATCACCATGTCGATGCTGGAGACCTATCCGAAGTCGATCAACCTCGACCGGGCGAAGCTGGCGGCGACCATCGACGCGCTCAACGAATGCGCGCAGGCGTGCACGGCGTGCGCGGACGCCTGCCTGAGTGAGGACAGCGTCGCCGAGTTGACCAAGTGTGTGCGTACCGACCTGGACTGCGCCGACATCTGCACCACCACCTCCCGGGTGCTGTCCCGGCACACCGGCTATGACGCCAACATCAGCCGCACCCTGCTGGAGGCCTGCGCCACCGTCTGCAGGTCCTGTGGTGACGAGTGCGCCCGGCACGCGCAGATGCACGAACACTGCCGAATCTGCGCCGATGTGTGCCGGGCCTGCGAGCAGGCCTGCCGCGACCTGCTGGCGACCATCAGCTGA
- a CDS encoding helix-turn-helix domain-containing GNAT family N-acetyltransferase has translation MKSELVAAVRRFNRTVTQRVGALDDEYMTSGRPLAQARLLWEIGPDGAEVAALRARLGLDSGYLSRLLRTLQGDGLVTVGPAEQVGGDARVRVAALTEAGRAEWATLDERSDEFAWSILAPLSGQRRDQLVAAMAQVERLLIASMVVVEPCPPSDPRARACLRAYARDIARRFDDGFDPALSNPVHDEELVPPAGVFLLATLNSEPVGCGAVKLHPDAPAEIKRVWVADTVRGLGMGRRILGDLERYAAERGWTRVRLDTNRNLTEAIAMYHSAGYREIEPYNTEHFAHHWFEKQLDPSQG, from the coding sequence GTGAAATCTGAACTCGTCGCCGCGGTGCGGCGTTTCAACCGGACGGTGACCCAGCGCGTCGGCGCACTCGACGACGAGTACATGACCTCCGGACGCCCCCTGGCGCAGGCGCGACTGCTGTGGGAGATCGGTCCGGACGGCGCCGAGGTCGCGGCGCTACGGGCCCGACTCGGTCTGGACTCGGGCTACCTCAGCCGGCTGCTGCGCACCCTGCAAGGCGACGGGCTCGTCACGGTCGGGCCGGCCGAGCAGGTCGGCGGCGACGCACGCGTACGGGTGGCGGCGCTCACCGAAGCTGGGCGGGCGGAGTGGGCCACGCTCGACGAGCGCTCCGACGAGTTCGCCTGGTCGATCCTCGCACCGCTGTCCGGGCAACGCCGCGACCAGCTCGTCGCGGCGATGGCCCAGGTCGAGCGGCTGCTCATCGCGTCGATGGTGGTCGTCGAGCCCTGCCCGCCCAGCGATCCGCGCGCCCGGGCATGCCTGCGCGCCTACGCCCGGGACATCGCCCGGCGCTTCGACGACGGGTTCGACCCGGCACTGAGCAACCCTGTCCACGACGAGGAGCTCGTCCCGCCCGCCGGTGTGTTCCTGCTGGCCACCCTCAACTCCGAGCCCGTCGGCTGCGGCGCGGTCAAACTGCATCCCGACGCACCTGCCGAGATCAAGCGGGTCTGGGTGGCAGACACCGTGCGGGGGCTCGGCATGGGCCGGCGGATACTCGGCGACCTGGAGCGGTACGCGGCCGAGCGAGGCTGGACCAGGGTGCGGCTGGACACGAACCGGAACCTCACCGAGGCGATCGCGATGTACCACTCGGCCGGGTACCGGGAGATCGAGCCGTACAACACCGAGCACTTCGCCCACCACTGGTTCGAGAAACAGCTCGATCCATCCCAGGGCTGA
- a CDS encoding putative manganese transporter translates to MTELVLRPLADAFMQVGVYVAVMVALFGALRWRYGDRVTDGLTRRRRLGPLVGALLGVSPGCGGAIVLMPLYARGKVSFGTVVAALTATMGDSSWVVLAWNPAFALKLHALLFAVGLVTGYVVDALGIDPARATQRRPKLAPTAAPVGLASASGLNLAASQRLLGGLLPRVPASTAFWGLTTPAFAVSVPVVFQLVDPAALTQALGGVDPYLALGVLGTLTAALIFAAGRGRLADDTLETAHARSIGATLRHSAHEASFVTVWVAAAYLGWQVLTTTTGFDGSQLAVTGIIGVLVGAGIGLIPGCAVQIVFTALYVSGGLPLPTLVANAISQDGDALIPLAAMRRHSAALATVITTVPAAAVGAALLVVL, encoded by the coding sequence GTGACCGAACTCGTCCTCCGTCCACTCGCTGACGCGTTCATGCAGGTCGGCGTGTACGTCGCCGTCATGGTGGCGCTGTTCGGCGCGCTGCGCTGGCGCTACGGGGATCGGGTCACCGATGGGCTGACCCGGCGACGCCGGCTCGGCCCACTGGTCGGCGCGCTGCTCGGCGTCAGCCCCGGCTGCGGCGGCGCCATCGTCCTCATGCCCCTGTACGCCCGCGGCAAGGTCTCCTTCGGCACCGTGGTCGCCGCACTGACCGCCACCATGGGGGACTCATCGTGGGTCGTGCTCGCCTGGAACCCGGCCTTCGCGCTGAAACTGCACGCCCTGCTGTTCGCCGTCGGCCTGGTCACCGGATACGTCGTCGACGCTCTCGGCATCGATCCGGCTCGGGCCACCCAGCGCCGGCCGAAGCTCGCGCCAACCGCCGCACCGGTCGGCCTCGCCTCCGCCAGTGGGCTCAACCTGGCCGCGTCCCAACGCCTGCTCGGCGGGCTCCTGCCCCGGGTGCCCGCGTCGACGGCATTCTGGGGCCTGACCACACCGGCCTTCGCCGTGTCCGTACCGGTCGTGTTCCAGCTCGTCGACCCGGCCGCGCTGACCCAGGCCCTCGGCGGGGTGGACCCGTACCTGGCGCTCGGTGTGCTCGGCACGCTGACCGCGGCGCTCATCTTCGCCGCCGGGCGGGGGCGGCTGGCCGACGACACCCTGGAGACCGCGCACGCCCGTTCCATCGGCGCCACGCTGCGGCACAGCGCCCACGAGGCCTCCTTCGTCACCGTCTGGGTCGCCGCGGCCTACCTCGGTTGGCAGGTGCTGACCACCACCACCGGTTTCGACGGCTCACAGCTGGCCGTGACCGGCATCATCGGTGTGCTGGTCGGCGCCGGGATCGGACTCATCCCCGGCTGTGCCGTGCAGATCGTCTTCACCGCTCTCTACGTCAGCGGCGGCCTGCCGCTACCGACCCTGGTCGCCAACGCGATCAGCCAGGACGGAGACGCACTGATCCCGCTTGCCGCGATGCGCCGGCATTCGGCTGCGCTGGCCACCGTCATCACCACCGTGCCGGCAGCAGCCGTTGGTGCCGCCCTGCTCGTCGTCCTGTGA
- a CDS encoding manganese catalase family protein: MFSHIKDLQFEAKPDGPDAAFARRLQEILGGKWGEMTVANQYLYQGWNCRLPGKYKDLLLDVGTEEMGHVEMIATMITRLLENAPLSLQEAADDNPMVAAIYGGSNPAHFIHGGGGALPTDSNGVPWNAAFITASGNLMADFQLNVTAEAQGRLQVARLFNMTDDPGVKQMLRFLLARDTMHQNMWMAAIEQLKQDGLEEMPVPDAFTDSQEFTKEYSYTYLDFSPGQDAAEGRWASGPTPDGKSEFTYDHSPRAHAPEPMLAPGDPRLYGTNPGMAQGVVNKVKSKVT; encoded by the coding sequence ATGTTCAGCCACATCAAGGACCTGCAGTTCGAGGCGAAGCCGGACGGCCCGGACGCGGCGTTCGCCCGCCGGTTGCAGGAGATCCTGGGCGGCAAGTGGGGCGAGATGACCGTCGCCAACCAGTACCTCTACCAGGGCTGGAACTGCCGGCTGCCCGGCAAGTACAAGGACCTGCTGCTCGACGTCGGCACCGAGGAGATGGGCCACGTCGAGATGATCGCCACCATGATCACCCGCCTGCTGGAGAACGCCCCCCTGTCCCTGCAGGAAGCCGCCGACGACAACCCCATGGTCGCCGCGATCTACGGCGGGTCCAACCCGGCGCACTTCATCCACGGCGGCGGCGGCGCGCTGCCCACCGACAGCAACGGCGTGCCCTGGAACGCCGCGTTCATCACCGCCAGCGGCAACCTGATGGCCGACTTCCAACTCAACGTCACCGCCGAGGCCCAGGGCCGCCTGCAGGTCGCCCGCCTGTTCAACATGACCGACGACCCCGGCGTCAAGCAGATGCTGCGCTTCCTGCTGGCCCGCGACACCATGCACCAGAACATGTGGATGGCCGCCATCGAACAACTCAAACAGGACGGCCTGGAAGAAATGCCAGTCCCCGACGCCTTCACCGACTCCCAGGAGTTCACCAAGGAATACAGCTACACCTACCTCGACTTCTCCCCCGGCCAGGACGCCGCCGAAGGCCGCTGGGCCTCCGGCCCCACCCCGGACGGCAAGAGCGAATTCACCTACGACCACAGCCCCCGCGCCCACGCCCCCGAACCGATGCTCGCACCCGGCGACCCCCGCCTGTACGGCACCAACCCGGGCATGGCGCAGGGCGTCGTCAACAAGGTCAAGAGCAAGGTCACCTGA
- a CDS encoding TIGR03557 family F420-dependent LLM class oxidoreductase — translation MRIGYKLSTEGFGPKEIIRQAVRAEQVGFDFVEMSDHYHPWLDVQGHASFTWTVFGAIAAQTERIGLATGVTCPTVRYHPAIIAQAAATLAIVSDGRFTLGVGAGERLNEHVVGQGFPSARGRHERLREALEIIRLLWSGGYQSYEGKHLQLEDARVFDLPEQPPVIAVAASGPASVAIAADLGDGLFATEPEPGLVEAYRHGGGTGPRYAEVPVAWAPDEQQAVQAAWQTSRWAVTGWKVMSELPNPVNFDAASRTVTEDDIRQQFAVGPDPDTHVQAVRKYVDAGFDHLVLQNAGPDPDGFLDFFRDTLADRLRALS, via the coding sequence ATGCGGATCGGGTACAAGCTGTCCACCGAGGGATTCGGCCCGAAGGAGATCATCCGGCAGGCGGTCCGCGCCGAGCAGGTGGGCTTCGACTTCGTGGAGATGAGCGACCACTACCACCCGTGGCTGGATGTCCAGGGCCACGCGTCGTTCACCTGGACGGTGTTCGGGGCGATCGCCGCGCAGACCGAGCGGATCGGCCTGGCCACGGGGGTGACCTGCCCGACGGTGCGCTACCACCCGGCGATCATCGCGCAGGCGGCCGCCACTCTGGCGATCGTCTCCGACGGCAGGTTCACCCTCGGCGTGGGCGCCGGCGAGCGGCTCAACGAGCACGTCGTCGGCCAGGGGTTCCCCAGCGCGCGCGGGCGGCACGAGCGGCTGCGGGAGGCCTTGGAGATCATCCGGCTGCTGTGGTCCGGTGGCTACCAGTCCTACGAGGGTAAGCACCTCCAGCTGGAGGACGCGCGGGTGTTCGACCTGCCGGAGCAGCCGCCGGTCATCGCCGTCGCGGCCAGCGGCCCCGCGTCGGTGGCGATCGCCGCTGACCTCGGCGACGGCCTGTTCGCCACCGAGCCCGAGCCCGGCCTCGTGGAGGCGTACCGGCACGGCGGCGGCACGGGGCCCCGCTACGCCGAGGTGCCGGTGGCGTGGGCCCCCGACGAGCAGCAGGCGGTGCAGGCGGCCTGGCAGACCAGCCGGTGGGCGGTCACCGGCTGGAAGGTGATGAGTGAGCTGCCCAATCCGGTCAACTTCGACGCCGCGTCCCGCACGGTCACCGAGGACGACATCCGACAGCAGTTCGCGGTCGGCCCCGACCCCGACACCCACGTGCAGGCGGTGCGGAAGTACGTGGACGCGGGCTTCGACCATCTCGTGCTGCAGAACGCCGGCCCGGACCCCGACGGTTTCCTCGACTTCTTCCGCGACACTCTCGCCGACCGCCTCCGCGCGCTCAGCTGA
- a CDS encoding SDR family oxidoreductase, which yields MPGRVEDVATERRWPAWAASARATGAASSLSVALPIQEAVVGALNIYGRAPRALTEVVQLAQTFARPCGSRRYYRVTKAALDHLPENSAIINTASINGLKGNGHLIDYSATKGAIIALTYSLAQSLIKKRIRVNCVAPGPVWTPLIPATFPADKVQEFGQQMPMGRAAQPDEIAPSYVFFASDQLSSYYTGEVLAPIGGITLPD from the coding sequence GTGCCTGGACGGGTCGAGGACGTGGCCACGGAGCGCCGTTGGCCGGCCTGGGCGGCGAGCGCACGCGCCACCGGCGCCGCGAGCTCTCTGTCGGTGGCGCTGCCCATCCAGGAGGCGGTGGTCGGCGCGCTGAACATCTATGGCCGGGCCCCGCGGGCCCTCACCGAGGTCGTCCAATTGGCCCAGACCTTCGCCCGGCCATGCGGCAGTCGCCGCTACTACCGGGTGACCAAGGCGGCCCTCGACCACCTACCGGAGAACTCGGCGATCATCAACACGGCCTCGATCAACGGGCTCAAGGGCAATGGCCACCTGATCGACTACTCGGCCACCAAGGGCGCGATCATCGCCCTCACCTACTCCCTCGCCCAATCCCTGATCAAGAAGCGGATCCGGGTCAACTGTGTCGCCCCCGGGCCGGTCTGGACGCCCCTGATCCCCGCCACGTTCCCCGCGGACAAGGTGCAGGAGTTTGGCCAGCAGATGCCGATGGGACGCGCCGCGCAACCGGACGAGATCGCTCCCTCGTACGTGTTCTTCGCCAGCGACCAACTGTCGTCCTACTACACCGGCGAGGTGCTCGCCCCGATCGGCGGCATCACCCTGCCCGACTGA